Proteins from a genomic interval of Papaver somniferum cultivar HN1 chromosome 4, ASM357369v1, whole genome shotgun sequence:
- the LOC113274759 gene encoding F-box protein CPR1-like isoform X1, with amino-acid sequence MAAAAARLISRLPEEIQAEIFLKLPVKSILSCKCVCKLWFNLISSPKFINDHLNLSIQNKNNHKLMFVDKESVTGKPLMYSIDYASITSTPDLSCEYLGEKAVLMDYPFEYKKGMKISILGARNGLICFGISVDTKTSICTWNPTTREYRKIHHSNFHNDPKVYCDAGFGYDSKTGDYKMVTIADSKTSDYCEVEVYTFGLHLSKTIHTFPHKYPIYVSSHVVFLNGALHWISCNMSKQDIYHGILTFDISNEKLMYVPLPEKCILHPEDSKTGLYKAMGVLGDCLSLVLVDAKTVEVWVMQDYGVRESWTKRFTTTTQEPIIQYPYWTPMLSLKTGDILMYSYDGFALCDPKKERIGKVSGFFQENICIVRVLTMITSHPQSYVESLVSLNSGTYVKKPRGQKSRLFDFL; translated from the exons atggcagcagcagcagctaggtTAATTTCAAGGCTTCCGGAAGAGATCCAAGCAGAAATCTTTTTAAAATTACCAGTGAAATCAATATTGTCCTGTAAGTGTGTATGCAAACTCTGGTTTAATCTAATTTCGAGCCCTAAGTTTATCAATGATCATCTTAATCTCAGTATTCAGAATAAGAACAATCATAAGCTCATGTTTGTTGATAAGGAATCGGTTACTGGTAAGCCTTTGATGTACTCAATAGATTATGCTTCAATTACATCAACACCAGATTTATCATGTGAGTATTTAGGTGAAAAAGCTGTTCTCATGGATTACCCATTTGAATACAAAAAAGGTATGAAAATTAGTATTTTAGGTGCCCGTAATGGTCTCATCTGCTTTGGTATCTCAGTTGATACAAAGACTAGCATTTGTACTTGGAACCCAACAACTAGAGAATACAGGAAAATTCACCATTCTAATTTTCACAACGACCCCAAGGTTTACTGTGACGCTGGGTTTGGTTACGACAGCAAAACTGGAGATTACAAGATGGTGACTATTGCAGATTCTAAAACGTCTGATTACTGTGAAGTTGAAGTATATACATTTGGATTGCATTTGTCAAAAACTATTCATACCTTTCCTCACAAGTATCCGATTTATGTATCATCTCACGTTGTTTTTCtcaatggagctcttcattggataAGCTGTAATATGTCCAAGCAGGATATCTACCATGGTATATTAACTTTTGATATCAGTAATGAGAAACTCATGTATGTGCCGTTGCCAGAAAAATGTATATTACATCCAGAAGATAGCAAGACGGGATTGTATAAGGCAATGGGAGTATTGGGAGACTGCCTTAGTTTAGTTTTAGTCGACGCTAAGACGGTGGAAGTATGGGTAATGCAGGATTATGGAGTGAGAGAATCTTGGACTAAACGATTCACCACTACTACTCAAGAACCAATCATCCAATATCCTTATTGGACGCCGATGCTGTCACTTAAAACTGGTGACATTCTGATGTATAGTTATGACGGTTTTGCTTTATGCGacccaaagaaggaaagaattgGAAAGGTGAGTGGATTTTTCCAAGAAAACATTTGTATTGTTCGTGTTCTTACTATGATCACAAGTCATCCTCAGAGTTATGTCGAGAGCCTGGTTTCGCTCAACTCGGGTACCTATGTGAAGAAGCCCAGAGGACAAAAATCGAG ATTGTTCGACTTTCTTTAA
- the LOC113274759 gene encoding F-box protein CPR1-like isoform X2 encodes MAAAAARLISRLPEEIQAEIFLKLPVKSILSCKCVCKLWFNLISSPKFINDHLNLSIQNKNNHKLMFVDKESVTGKPLMYSIDYASITSTPDLSCEYLGEKAVLMDYPFEYKKGMKISILGARNGLICFGISVDTKTSICTWNPTTREYRKIHHSNFHNDPKVYCDAGFGYDSKTGDYKMVTIADSKTSDYCEVEVYTFGLHLSKTIHTFPHKYPIYVSSHVVFLNGALHWISCNMSKQDIYHGILTFDISNEKLMYVPLPEKCILHPEDSKTGLYKAMGVLGDCLSLVLVDAKTVEVWVMQDYGVRESWTKRFTTTTQEPIIQYPYWTPMLSLKTGDILMYSYDGFALCDPKKERIGKVSGFFQENICIVRVLTMITSHPQSYVESLVSLNSGTYVKKPRGQKSRGVE; translated from the exons atggcagcagcagcagctaggtTAATTTCAAGGCTTCCGGAAGAGATCCAAGCAGAAATCTTTTTAAAATTACCAGTGAAATCAATATTGTCCTGTAAGTGTGTATGCAAACTCTGGTTTAATCTAATTTCGAGCCCTAAGTTTATCAATGATCATCTTAATCTCAGTATTCAGAATAAGAACAATCATAAGCTCATGTTTGTTGATAAGGAATCGGTTACTGGTAAGCCTTTGATGTACTCAATAGATTATGCTTCAATTACATCAACACCAGATTTATCATGTGAGTATTTAGGTGAAAAAGCTGTTCTCATGGATTACCCATTTGAATACAAAAAAGGTATGAAAATTAGTATTTTAGGTGCCCGTAATGGTCTCATCTGCTTTGGTATCTCAGTTGATACAAAGACTAGCATTTGTACTTGGAACCCAACAACTAGAGAATACAGGAAAATTCACCATTCTAATTTTCACAACGACCCCAAGGTTTACTGTGACGCTGGGTTTGGTTACGACAGCAAAACTGGAGATTACAAGATGGTGACTATTGCAGATTCTAAAACGTCTGATTACTGTGAAGTTGAAGTATATACATTTGGATTGCATTTGTCAAAAACTATTCATACCTTTCCTCACAAGTATCCGATTTATGTATCATCTCACGTTGTTTTTCtcaatggagctcttcattggataAGCTGTAATATGTCCAAGCAGGATATCTACCATGGTATATTAACTTTTGATATCAGTAATGAGAAACTCATGTATGTGCCGTTGCCAGAAAAATGTATATTACATCCAGAAGATAGCAAGACGGGATTGTATAAGGCAATGGGAGTATTGGGAGACTGCCTTAGTTTAGTTTTAGTCGACGCTAAGACGGTGGAAGTATGGGTAATGCAGGATTATGGAGTGAGAGAATCTTGGACTAAACGATTCACCACTACTACTCAAGAACCAATCATCCAATATCCTTATTGGACGCCGATGCTGTCACTTAAAACTGGTGACATTCTGATGTATAGTTATGACGGTTTTGCTTTATGCGacccaaagaaggaaagaattgGAAAGGTGAGTGGATTTTTCCAAGAAAACATTTGTATTGTTCGTGTTCTTACTATGATCACAAGTCATCCTCAGAGTTATGTCGAGAGCCTGGTTTCGCTCAACTCGGGTACCTATGTGAAGAAGCCCAGAGGACAAAAATCGAG AGGTGTTGAATAA